A segment of the Pirellulales bacterium genome:
TTCGCGACTCCCTATCCATTGCTTCGCGTGCGAGCCGACGCCGCTGCGATCAAGGACCTAGCCAGCTACGAAGGTTTCACTTGCCTCAAACTGGGAACGCGGCCGGAGCAGAACGAACTCGATCGCCGCTCGGACGGATCGCTGCGATACAGTTGGAAGAAGAACACCGCGCCGGTCGGCCCGAAAGAGCAGACTCGCCTGATCGCGGCCGGGCGGCTTAAATCCGCGGAGGCCCTGTTGCAGCTTCAAGACGCGGAGAGCGGCAAGTCGGTTTTCGCCCACGCGGGTTCCGTGTATTGGAACCGCTATCGCCGGCGGTGGATCATGATCGCGCAGGAAGCCGGAGGCACATCGCCGCTGGGAGAAATCTGGTATGCGGAGGCCGACACGCCGGTTGGCCCCTGGGCGTACGCCCGCAAGATTGTCACGCACGACCGCTATAGCTTTTACAATCCAAAGCAAGATCCGATGTTCGACAAGGAGGATGGCCGGGTGATCTTCTTCGAGGGAACTTATGCCACGCTGTTTTCCGGCAATACGCATCCGACGCCACGCTACGACTACAACCAAATCATGTACAAGCTCGATCTGGCCGATCCGCGGCTCGCGCTGCCAGTGGCGATCTATCGAGTCTCCGCGGCCGCGGATCAATTTGCTACCGCGGAGGGACGGAACGCCGCGGAGGGAGTTCCCTACAGTTTCCGCGCAACCTGTGTAGAGAACGGCCTCGGCGCCAATCCGAATCCGTGGCTTTCGAGCGTTCGGACGGCGTCGGACCGGATGGATTGCCGCAAATCAGCGAAGCCCGGCCAGGGGTCGGCGCGGTCGGTGGCGAGGCGCTTGAGAACGTCGCGCAGGTGGAACTGGGTGGAACTCTTGGTGCGCGGCAGCTCGCGCCAGGAGAGGGGTAGCGAGATCGCCGCTCCCGATTTGGCACGCGTGGAATAGGCGGCCACTGCCGTGGCGCCTCGCTGATTGCGCAGATAGTCGATGTAGATTCTTCCGGTCCGGGCTTTTTTTGACATCGTCGCGAGATAACGCGTCGGCGCCGCGCGTTCGACTGCCAGCGCCACGAGCCGGGAGAAACGATCAACGAAGGGCCACGGCTGCCGCCGTGCAATCGGCACGACCAGGTGCAGCCCCTTGCCTCCGCTCGTTTTCACGAAGCTTTCCAGCTTCAGCTCGTTGAGAAATTCGCGCAACTCCTGGGCCGCCGCGACCACGGCCGGCCACGCGACATCCGGCGCCGGATCGAGATCGAAGACCAGCCGGTCGGGCTTTTCGATGGCGTCGATTCGCGAACCCCAGACATGGATTTCCAGGGCAGCGATCTGCGCGAGCGCCACCAGGCCGCCGACATCTTCAACCACGCAATACTCCGCCATGCCTTCCTTCTCCCGAAGGCGGACTCGCCGTAGCGCTTTCGGCGCGCCCGCGCCCGGATGTTTTTGCAGGAAACGCGTGCCGTCGACGCCGTTGGGGCAGCGCACGATCGTGAGCGGCCGCCCGACGACGTGCGGCAAAATTCGCTCGGCGCATGCAAGATAGTATTCCGCCAACTCGCGCTTGGTGATCCCATCGTCCGGATAGAGCAGCTTGTCGGGATGGGTAACATGGACGCCCGCGACGACGACATCTTGTCCACCAGCGCCATTCGACTGAACTTGCGACTTCGCTTTCCTTGGACGAGCCGGCGGTAAATCGCCGTTTGTCGAAGAGCTTGCCGCCGAATTGGAGACTATCCGAGAACCGCCTGAGGAGAAGGGGACAGTCCCCTTTTGTTCCGCGACCATCGAAGCGATGGTGCCCGCCACAAAAGGGGACAGTCCCCGGCGGTTCTCGGATAGGCTCTTGGCGATTTCTCGCGTTACTTCCGCCGCCGGTTTGTCCTCGCGCAGGCCTTGAAACGACGGATGACGCAATCGCTGGTCCTTCGTCCAATTGCTGAACTCGATCTGAGCCACCAGCTCGGGACGCACCCAATGCACTCCCTTGATCCGCTCGCCGCGCTCGGGGAAGTCGGAGAATGGGGATTGTTCTTGCCGCAAGGGTTTCAGTCGCCGGGCAACGTCGCGCAGTGTTTCATCGGCGAATCCCGTGCCGACGCGACCGCTGTATTTCAACCGGCCCCGCTCGTCATGATAGCCGACCAACAGCGCGCCGAACTCTTGACGGCTCCCGGTGGGGTCGGTGAATCCGCCGATTACAAACTCGGCATTCTGATGCGTCTTGCTCTTGAGCCAATCGGCGGTTCGGCCGGACACATAGGGCCGATCACGGCGCTTGGAGATGATCCCTTCGAGCGCCGCATGGCGCGCCGCTGCCAGAAACGCCTCGCCGTCGCCGACGACGTGCTCGGTGAGCCGAAGCGGGCCGCGATCGGTCGGCAAGTGCAACGAAGCGAGCAATTCCTTCCGCTCCGCGAGCGGCAGGCGGCGAAGGTCGTCGCCGTTCAAGAACAGGAGGTCGAAAACGTGATAGATGATTTTGCCGGGCGACTCGCGAAAGGCATTCTGCAAAAGCTGAAACTGACTGACGCCGCGCTCATCGAGCGCCACGATCTCGCCGTCGAAGATCGCCTGCCGCAACTTGAGCCGACGAACGGCGGCAGCTAATTCGGGCAGCTTGGAGGTCCAGTCCTGTTCGTTGCGGGTTTGAAAACGCACCCGATTCTTGGCGACATGGCATATGATTCGATAGCCGTCGAACTTGATCTCATGGAACCAACTGTCGCCCGAAGGCGGCTTTTTGATGAGCGTGGCCAGTTCCGGAACGATCGTCGCGGGAATTGGTCCGCGCGCGCGCTCGTCGTGGGATGTGGCCTTCGCGCTCCGCCGTGGTGCGCGGTTGGAGGCTACTTGTTTCAGCGCGCTCGTTTCCGCCGCACTTTGCCGTGGCGCATGATCGCCGTCTTCTCTCCAGACTCGATCGCGATCCGCGGCAATCTCATCCAGATCGCGGCCGCTGACCACGCTTCGCGGCGCATCGGCCGTAACATCGAACTCATCCTTGTCGCGGGCTTCGTCGTCGCGATGCTTGATGAGAAACCAGGGCTGCTTGCTCGATGAGCCGCCTCCAGAGCGCCGCACGAGTGCCCAGCCGCCGCGGAGCTTTTCGCCCTCCAATTCGAACTTCAGCTTCCCCGCCGCATAGCCAGCCTCGGGGTCTTCCAGCGGATTCCATCGGCCGCGGTCCCAGAGCAGCACGGTGCCGCCGCCATATTCGCCTTCAGGAATGATTCCTTCGAATGAGCCGTAAGCGATCGGATGGTCCTCGACTTCGATCGCCAGCCGCTTGTCGTGCGGATCGAGACTCGGTCCTTTCGGCACGGCCCAGCTTTTCAGGACATCGCCGATTTGCAGCCAGAAGTCGTAGTGCAGATGCGAGGCAGCGTGTTTTTGCACGACGTACAAAAATCGGCCGCCCCGCGGCTTCTTTTTGCCGACCGGCTCGGGCGTCTTGCGAAAATCGCGCTTGCGGCGGTATTCGACAAGCGTCATGGCAAACCCTATTTCGAGCTGATCGAAGAACCTTCCGCGGAGAGGGGGACAGTCCCCGACGCTTCTCGTGCCGCGGCGCCGGCTGACGATCAACTCGCGCGTCGCCGCGAGGAGGATCGCCGGGTGGATTTGGCGCGTCGCGGACAGCGGGCCGCATGATGAACCGGCTGCCGCGTCTTGGCCACGCTGCGCCGCAGCGCATCCATGAGGTTAATCACCGGCGACTCGTCCGCTGCTTCGGGGGTGGCGATCTGTTTTTCCCCGCGTTTGCTTTCAATCAATTCCTTCAAGCGGCCGGCGTACGCGTCCTCGTACTTCGCGAGGTCAAACCTCTGCGCGGTCGCGACGTCGATCAACTTGCTCGCCAGCCGCAATTCCTCTTTAGTCACGGTCGGTAAGTGCAATTCGGCGGTGATCGCGGCTTGCTCGCGGAATTCACTTTGAAAGTGCAGCATCTCCATCGCCAGCAGTCCGTCCGCGGCACGAATCAGCACTAGCCGTTCGCGCCCCCAGAGATGTGCCAAGCCGATGCCAAAACAATTATTCGCGGCAAGCGCCCGCAAAAGAACCGCGTAGGGCTTGTTTCCGATCGAGCCGTCCGGGACGAGATAATATGTCCGCCCTTCGAACTGCATCGGATCGATCTGGTCGGGCCGTGTGAAAGTGTCGATATCGATCGCTTTGTCCGATTTCTCGCGCAGCTCGTGCAGCTCTTCCTTCTCGATAATGACAAACTTGCCTTTTTCCTCTTCGTAGCCCATGACGATCTCGTCGTTGCCGACTTCGCCGTGGATTGGGCAGACCTTTTGATAACGGATCGGCGAGCGGCAGGCCGCATGCAATTGCCGCAGGTGGACGCGCCCCTCGCCGTCGGCGGTGACGGCGTTGATCGCCTGAACGGGAACGGTCACCAAACTCAGCCGCAGATGACCCTGCCAACTGGAGCGCAGCGCCATGGTGGATCTCCTTCGTGAAGCATCCTCGCCCCGACGACTTCATTGCGCTGGCAGCGCAACGGTCAGCGGAGAAGGCAGAAAGTCAGACGCGTAATACCAAACTGGGCGTCTGCCTAATGCTAGCAAAGGATGTGCCATCTGCTGGCAACTGGCCTATTGCGAGAGGGTTCCGCCCGGTTGGCGGGCGATCGGATCGGGGCGGCCGTCGCCGGGGATCAGCAATTCGGTGCCGGGCTTCAGATAGTCGAAATCGCTACCGAGCGCCTCGCGATTGAGTTGATAGATTTCGCCCCAGCGTGACGGCTTGCCGAGCTGGTGGCGGGCGATTTCGAATAGCGTGTCCCCTTCTTCGACCACATAGACGCGCGTTCCGGGGCGCATTCGCGCGCTGGCCGGCATCGTGCGCTGCGGCGCCGCAGCATGGCCTGGCTTCGGGCAGAGATCGGGATAATTCTTTTGCAGCACGGCCGGATCAGGGACGGACAAAACCTCGCCGACCTGCAGCCGCTCGGCATTCGGGTGCTTGGGGCGATTCTGCTCGAAGATCGCTTTGAAGTATCCGCCGGTGCCGTAGACCCTTTCCGAGATCGTCCAGTAGTTGTCGTTTGGCTGAACGACATATTGGCCGGGCTTGGCGGAAGCCGTATCCGCGACGGGGGACTGTGGCGCATCGTTGGCGACGAACGGGCGCGGGGGCGTTAGCTCGGCGGCGGTGCCCGGCTCGAGCCGGTTGTTCCTATCGAAGGCGCCGCCGTCGCGCAGCGGAACCGCAGGGGCCGCCGCCCCGGAATCCGCTTGGCTAAAACGACTCTGGCTCGGAAAGCGGTTGCCGGAGTCCGTTGCGGCAGCGGGCTGAGAATCCGCGTCCCCGGGATGCCGCAATGGATTGCGTGAGTCGGCTGCCGAATCGTTCATGCCGGGCGATTTCAGTCCAGGGTTTTCCACCGGTGTCAGCGCGTTGGGAAATTCATGTGGTCGATCGGAGACCGATCGTTCAGCGCCGGGCGATCCAGTGGCGCTAACATCCATCGACCGTCGCGGAAATGGATCGGCCGGCGGGCTCGCGTCGGCGGTGCGGCGATTGAAGGGATTGGATGGCGGCGCAACATCGGCGGAGTGTCGCGGGAATGGATCGACGACAGGGGCGGCATCGGCGGAGCGTCGCGGGAATGAATCCGCGGCGGCCGGCTTGTCTCCGGCGAGCGATTTGTCGTCCGCGGCACGTTGGTCTGCCGCGGCTCGGTCGTTCGCCGATTTCGCGAAGATCGACCGCGGTTCGGCCCCCGCCCCTTGATCGGCTGAGGCCGCCGCAATCGGTGCGCTATCGCTGGCTTGCATCGCGCCGCCCAAGGCCTGACGGTCGCGATGCGTACCGTCGGGGCTGTGCAGTCGGGACTCGTCAGGTCGAGTTGCGCCGGCGGACGTATTTTCATCGCGCGGGAAAAGCGATCCGGTATGCGCATCGGGCGATGCGGCAGCCTCACGAGCCGTCGTCGCGAATGGGTTCTTGGAAGTGGCTGCCGGTTCGGCCCGTTTGGCATCGGATGCCTCCGGGCTTCGGTCTGAGCGGATCGTCCAGGCCGATCGCTTCGATTCGGCGGCGGCAATTTCGGCGGGGCGATCGGAATCCGTCGCCGCAATCACCGTCGGCTTTTCCGACGCGGTCCGCGAAGTATTGGTCGCCGCAGCCGAATCGGCCGGAGATGATCCCTCCGTCGCCGCCGCGATGGCGGGGTCGCCGGGGTGCATCAACCGCTTGACGAGCACGTAGCCGAAGGCCACCAGCAGCACGCCGATGACGGCCAGCCCAATTTTGACTTCCTTGCCGATTTTTTGCATAGCAGCCTCCTCCTTGAGGCGAAACCAGAGGCCGGAGGCCGGGGGGCCAGCGGCCAGGACTTGTCACTTGCCACTTGCCACTATCTTCTCGGCCACGCGCATCTTTGCGCTGCGGCTGCGCGGGTTGCGGGCCATTTCCGCTTCCGTCGGCCGGATCGGTTTGCGAGTCAGCACGCGGTAGCGCGGATCGTCGCGAAACGCTTGCTTGACCCGGCGGTCCTCCAATGAGTGAAAGCTAATGATCGCCAGTCGTCCCCCAGGCTCTAGACAATCCGGCAACCGCCGCAAAGCAATCTCCAGCGAATTCAGTTCATCGTTCACGGCGATTCGCAGGGCTTGGAAGGTTCGCGTGGCCGGATCGATTCGCTCCCGCTGGCCGCGTGGGACCGATGGCACGGCGCGGCGGATCAGATCGGCCAATTCTCCCGAGGTGCGGATCGGATGCTCGCGGCGTTGCTCGACAATCGCCTGCGCGATTCGCCGGCTGAATCGTTCCTCGCCAAACTGAAAAATGATTTCCGCCAAATGTCCCGCGCTCAAGCGATTCACCAGCCGCGAGGCCGGTTCTCCCTCCGTCGGATCGAACCGCAGATCGAGTGGGCCATCGGCATTGAAGCTGAATCCGCGCTCCCGATCGGCGAGTTGGTCGCTCGACAGGCCAAGGTCGAGGATGATCCCATCGACGGCGGCCATTTCAATTTCCTGCAACACTTCCGGCAATTCACAAAAATTGCTCTGCGCCAGCTTGATCGGCAATCCGGCTAAATCCTTGGCTGCCCGCTCAATGGCCGCGGGGTCCCGGTCGAGGGCAATGACCAATCCCGCGCCGCCAATGCGCTCGACCAGTGCCCGAGTATGTCCTCCACCCCCCAGAGTGCCATCGACAATCACGTGCCCCGGCTGAGGCGCGAGCCAATGGATCACCTCTTCCAGCAAGACGGACTGATGCTGGGAAGCCGTCACAAATGGCCGCCGCGATCCGGTTGGGCGAGCGCCTCGTTCGGCACGAGCGCTCGCGGGGGAGTATGTACCCGATTTTGGCCCCGTCAGGCAAGAAGAGTTTTAGACAAACTCGTCGCTTGCCACGACCTCCCGACTCTTCGCCTCTGGCCCCAATCCATTGGCCGCAAGCATTTCGGCTTCCGCGGCGGTCAGCAGGAGACGGCGGATGGCGGTGGCGCGGCCCGTGGATGGATCCACGTCAACAATGCTTCCCGACAGACGCACATCGCCCGTGGCGACCTCAAAATGGGTGGGATTGAAGGTGAGCGTGGTTTCCAGCACCCGATCGACCCGCCGGCCGAGGATGCTATCGTAGGGACCAGTCATGCCCACGTCGCATTGAAAGGCCGTCCCGCCCGGCAAGACCTGCTCGTCGGCCGTGGGAACGTGGGTGTGCGTTCCCAGGACGGCGCTCACTCGGCCATCCAGATAGCGGCCGAGCAATTGCTTGTCGCTCGTGGCCTCGGCATGAAAATCGACGACTTGCACGCGCACGTCGGCCTCCAGCGCGGCGAGCACCCGATCGGCCGCCTTGAACGGGCAATCGACCGGCCGCATGAAGACTCGACCCAGCAGGCTGATCACGGCGACGCGCTCGCCGCTCCGCGCGGCGACGACGGCCAACTCGCGCCCCGGCGCCTCCGGGGGAAAATTCGCCGGTTTGACGATGTTCGGCTTGCTGCGAAGGATCGATTCGATTTCGGCGCGGCGATAGATATGGTCGCCGAGCGTGATTGCATCGACGCCGGCCGCGACCAGCTCGTGATAGATGGCCGGCGTGATGCCGGAGCCGCCGGCGGCGTTTTCGGCGTTCGCCACCACGAGATCGAGGCCCTCGCGAGCGATCAGGCCCCGCAGCGCGCGAACGATGATTTGCCGCCCCGGCTTGCCGACGATATCGCCAATCAGGAGAATCCGCACCGCTGTCGCTCCAGTACCATTTTTTTTGCCGGCGAGCGAGACGAGCGCGCCCATCCCGCCGCAAGCGGCGGGGCTAAATTCCGACTTCCGACTTCCGACCTCTGGCCTCCGACTATCTCGCCATTTCCGTCACTCGCGTCTCTCGAAGCACGGTCACCTTGATCTCACCCGGATAGGTCAACTGCTGCTCGAAGGCTTGGGCAATGTCGCGGCAAATCTTGGCCGCCGAGTTGTCGGTCGTGTCGCGGGCGCTGGCGATCACGCGCAGCTCGCGACCCGCCTGAATCGCGTAAGCTTGCTCGACTCCGGGGAAGCCGCGAGCGATCGATTCGAGTTCCTCCATCCGCTTGATGTAGCGCTCGAGCGTCTCGCGGCGCGCGCCGGGGCGCGATGCACTGCAGGCGTCGGCGGCGGCGACCAGCACCGTATAGGGATGATCGACGCGAATGTCGTCGTGGTGGCCGAGCGCGGCGTGGACGACCTCCGGACCCTCGCCGTAACGCTTCAATAGTTCAGCCCCGATCTTGGGATGCCCACCCTCAGCCTCGTGATCGGCGGCCTTGCCGATATCGTGCAACAGGCCGCAGCGGCGGGCGAGCGTTCCATCCAGGCCGATTTCTTCGGCCAGCATCCCGGC
Coding sequences within it:
- the ligD gene encoding DNA ligase D, whose product is MTLVEYRRKRDFRKTPEPVGKKKPRGGRFLYVVQKHAASHLHYDFWLQIGDVLKSWAVPKGPSLDPHDKRLAIEVEDHPIAYGSFEGIIPEGEYGGGTVLLWDRGRWNPLEDPEAGYAAGKLKFELEGEKLRGGWALVRRSGGGSSSKQPWFLIKHRDDEARDKDEFDVTADAPRSVVSGRDLDEIAADRDRVWREDGDHAPRQSAAETSALKQVASNRAPRRSAKATSHDERARGPIPATIVPELATLIKKPPSGDSWFHEIKFDGYRIICHVAKNRVRFQTRNEQDWTSKLPELAAAVRRLKLRQAIFDGEIVALDERGVSQFQLLQNAFRESPGKIIYHVFDLLFLNGDDLRRLPLAERKELLASLHLPTDRGPLRLTEHVVGDGEAFLAAARHAALEGIISKRRDRPYVSGRTADWLKSKTHQNAEFVIGGFTDPTGSRQEFGALLVGYHDERGRLKYSGRVGTGFADETLRDVARRLKPLRQEQSPFSDFPERGERIKGVHWVRPELVAQIEFSNWTKDQRLRHPSFQGLREDKPAAEVTREIAKSLSENRRGLSPFVAGTIASMVAEQKGTVPFSSGGSRIVSNSAASSSTNGDLPPARPRKAKSQVQSNGAGGQDVVVAGVHVTHPDKLLYPDDGITKRELAEYYLACAERILPHVVGRPLTIVRCPNGVDGTRFLQKHPGAGAPKALRRVRLREKEGMAEYCVVEDVGGLVALAQIAALEIHVWGSRIDAIEKPDRLVFDLDPAPDVAWPAVVAAAQELREFLNELKLESFVKTSGGKGLHLVVPIARRQPWPFVDRFSRLVALAVERAAPTRYLATMSKKARTGRIYIDYLRNQRGATAVAAYSTRAKSGAAISLPLSWRELPRTKSSTQFHLRDVLKRLATDRADPWPGFADLRQSIRSDAVRTLESHGFGLAPRPFSTQVARKL
- a CDS encoding Ku protein, yielding MALRSSWQGHLRLSLVTVPVQAINAVTADGEGRVHLRQLHAACRSPIRYQKVCPIHGEVGNDEIVMGYEEEKGKFVIIEKEELHELREKSDKAIDIDTFTRPDQIDPMQFEGRTYYLVPDGSIGNKPYAVLLRALAANNCFGIGLAHLWGRERLVLIRAADGLLAMEMLHFQSEFREQAAITAELHLPTVTKEELRLASKLIDVATAQRFDLAKYEDAYAGRLKELIESKRGEKQIATPEAADESPVINLMDALRRSVAKTRQPVHHAARCPRRAKSTRRSSSRRRAS
- a CDS encoding LysM peptidoglycan-binding domain-containing protein, whose amino-acid sequence is MQKIGKEVKIGLAVIGVLLVAFGYVLVKRLMHPGDPAIAAATEGSSPADSAAATNTSRTASEKPTVIAATDSDRPAEIAAAESKRSAWTIRSDRSPEASDAKRAEPAATSKNPFATTAREAAASPDAHTGSLFPRDENTSAGATRPDESRLHSPDGTHRDRQALGGAMQASDSAPIAAASADQGAGAEPRSIFAKSANDRAAADQRAADDKSLAGDKPAAADSFPRRSADAAPVVDPFPRHSADVAPPSNPFNRRTADASPPADPFPRRSMDVSATGSPGAERSVSDRPHEFPNALTPVENPGLKSPGMNDSAADSRNPLRHPGDADSQPAAATDSGNRFPSQSRFSQADSGAAAPAVPLRDGGAFDRNNRLEPGTAAELTPPRPFVANDAPQSPVADTASAKPGQYVVQPNDNYWTISERVYGTGGYFKAIFEQNRPKHPNAERLQVGEVLSVPDPAVLQKNYPDLCPKPGHAAAPQRTMPASARMRPGTRVYVVEEGDTLFEIARHQLGKPSRWGEIYQLNREALGSDFDYLKPGTELLIPGDGRPDPIARQPGGTLSQ
- the rsmH gene encoding 16S rRNA (cytosine(1402)-N(4))-methyltransferase RsmH, with product MTASQHQSVLLEEVIHWLAPQPGHVIVDGTLGGGGHTRALVERIGGAGLVIALDRDPAAIERAAKDLAGLPIKLAQSNFCELPEVLQEIEMAAVDGIILDLGLSSDQLADRERGFSFNADGPLDLRFDPTEGEPASRLVNRLSAGHLAEIIFQFGEERFSRRIAQAIVEQRREHPIRTSGELADLIRRAVPSVPRGQRERIDPATRTFQALRIAVNDELNSLEIALRRLPDCLEPGGRLAIISFHSLEDRRVKQAFRDDPRYRVLTRKPIRPTEAEMARNPRSRSAKMRVAEKIVASGK
- a CDS encoding TIGR00282 family metallophosphoesterase; protein product: MRILLIGDIVGKPGRQIIVRALRGLIAREGLDLVVANAENAAGGSGITPAIYHELVAAGVDAITLGDHIYRRAEIESILRSKPNIVKPANFPPEAPGRELAVVAARSGERVAVISLLGRVFMRPVDCPFKAADRVLAALEADVRVQVVDFHAEATSDKQLLGRYLDGRVSAVLGTHTHVPTADEQVLPGGTAFQCDVGMTGPYDSILGRRVDRVLETTLTFNPTHFEVATGDVRLSGSIVDVDPSTGRATAIRRLLLTAAEAEMLAANGLGPEAKSREVVASDEFV